A genomic region of Pseudomonas sp. RSB 5.4 contains the following coding sequences:
- the elbB gene encoding isoprenoid biosynthesis glyoxalase ElbB, translated as MSKKVAVILSGSGVYDGAEIHESVITLLRLDQRGAQVQCFAPNIAQLHVINHLTGEEMPETRNVLVESARIARGNIKDIREADVEDFDALIVPGGFGAAKNLSNFAVEGAGCSVQPQVLELAEAFAEAGKPVGLMCISPALAAKIYGPGVTCTIGNDTDTATAMNKMGATHEDCAVTDIIEDKARKLVTTPAYMLAQNISEAASGINKLVDRVLELTHENDV; from the coding sequence ATGAGCAAAAAAGTTGCAGTGATCCTGTCCGGCAGCGGCGTGTACGACGGCGCCGAGATCCACGAGAGCGTCATCACCCTGCTACGCCTGGATCAACGTGGCGCGCAGGTGCAATGCTTTGCCCCGAACATCGCGCAATTGCATGTAATCAATCACCTGACCGGTGAAGAAATGCCCGAGACGCGCAACGTGCTGGTGGAGTCGGCGCGCATTGCCCGCGGCAACATCAAGGACATCCGCGAGGCCGACGTCGAAGACTTCGACGCGCTGATCGTGCCCGGTGGCTTTGGCGCTGCGAAAAACCTCTCGAACTTCGCCGTCGAAGGCGCCGGCTGCAGCGTGCAGCCGCAAGTGCTGGAACTGGCCGAAGCGTTTGCCGAAGCGGGTAAACCGGTAGGTCTGATGTGCATCTCACCGGCGCTGGCAGCGAAGATCTACGGCCCGGGCGTGACCTGCACCATCGGCAACGATACCGACACCGCCACCGCGATGAACAAGATGGGCGCCACCCACGAAGACTGCGCGGTGACCGACATTATCGAAGACAAGGCACGCAAACTGGTGACGACCCCGGCTTACATGCTGGCGCAGAACATCAGTGAAGCGGCTTCGGGGATCAACAAACTGGTCGACCGAGTGCTCGAACTCACCCACGAGAACGATGTTTGA
- a CDS encoding DedA family protein, whose product MLQQFLHDFGYFALFLGTFFEGETILVLAGFLAFRGYMDINLVVVVAFFGSYAGDQLWYFLGRKHGRKLLARKPRWQMMGDRALEHIRKHPDIWVLSFRFVYGLRTVMPVAIGLSGYPPGRYLLLNGIGAAIWATALAAAAYHFGAVLEGMLGSIKKYELWVLGALLVLGVGLWLRRRFKNARLAKQVYADEQAAKAAHLLQAEQTKPAEPKTPAE is encoded by the coding sequence ATGCTCCAACAATTTCTGCATGACTTCGGCTACTTTGCCTTGTTCCTCGGCACGTTCTTCGAAGGCGAAACCATTCTGGTGCTCGCAGGCTTCCTCGCGTTCCGTGGATACATGGACATCAACCTGGTGGTGGTCGTGGCGTTCTTCGGCAGCTATGCCGGCGATCAGCTGTGGTACTTCCTGGGGCGCAAGCACGGGCGCAAATTACTGGCGCGCAAACCGCGCTGGCAGATGATGGGCGACCGCGCGCTGGAACACATCCGCAAGCATCCGGACATCTGGGTCCTGAGCTTCCGCTTCGTCTATGGCCTGCGCACGGTGATGCCGGTGGCGATCGGTCTGTCGGGATATCCGCCGGGACGTTATCTGCTGCTCAACGGCATCGGCGCGGCAATCTGGGCCACCGCCCTCGCGGCAGCCGCCTACCACTTCGGCGCGGTGCTCGAAGGCATGCTCGGCAGCATCAAGAAGTACGAACTGTGGGTGCTCGGCGCGCTGTTGGTACTGGGTGTCGGCCTGTGGCTGCGTCGCCGCTTCAAGAATGCGCGCCTGGCCAAGCAGGTTTACGCCGACGAGCAAGCCGCAAAAGCGGCGCACCTGCTCCAAGCGGAGCAAACCAAACCCGCCGAACCTAAGACGCCAGCCGAGTAA
- a CDS encoding amino acid ABC transporter ATP-binding protein: MPLLRISALHKYYGDHHVLKGIDLSVEEGQVVAIIGRSGSGKSTLLRTLNGLESINDGVIEVDGEYLDAARADLRSLRQKVGMVFQQFNLFPHLTVGENVMLAPQVVQKVPKAKAAELARKMLERVGLGEKFDAFPDRLSGGQQQRVAIARALAMSPKVLLCDEITSALDPELVNEVLAVVRQLAKEGMTLIMVTHEMRFAREVGDKLVFMHHGKVHEVGDPQVLFAHPQTAELANFIGMIETTA, from the coding sequence ATGCCTCTGCTTAGAATTTCCGCCCTGCATAAATACTACGGCGATCACCACGTGCTCAAAGGCATCGACCTGAGCGTTGAGGAGGGCCAGGTGGTGGCGATCATCGGCCGCAGCGGCTCGGGCAAATCCACCCTGCTGCGCACCCTCAACGGCCTGGAGTCGATCAACGACGGGGTGATCGAAGTCGACGGCGAATACCTCGACGCCGCCCGCGCCGACCTGCGCAGCCTGCGGCAGAAAGTCGGCATGGTGTTTCAGCAGTTCAACCTGTTCCCGCACCTGACCGTCGGCGAAAACGTGATGCTCGCGCCGCAGGTGGTGCAGAAAGTGCCAAAGGCCAAGGCTGCGGAGCTGGCGCGCAAAATGCTCGAACGCGTAGGCCTTGGAGAGAAATTCGACGCCTTCCCGGATCGCTTGTCTGGTGGTCAGCAACAGCGCGTGGCGATTGCCCGGGCATTGGCGATGTCGCCGAAAGTGTTGCTGTGCGACGAAATCACCTCGGCGCTGGACCCGGAACTGGTCAACGAAGTGCTCGCTGTGGTGCGCCAACTGGCCAAGGAAGGCATGACGCTGATCATGGTCACCCACGAAATGCGCTTTGCCCGGGAGGTCGGCGACAAACTGGTGTTCATGCACCATGGCAAGGTGCATGAGGTGGGGGATCCGCAGGTGCTGTTCGCCCATCCGCAGACGGCGGAGCTGGCGAATTTCATTGGGATGATCGAAACGACAGCCTGA
- the ppk1 gene encoding polyphosphate kinase 1 — MNTEGLTETAVKEAQPVVEQITETPPELEPAPPAPVTEPVAAAPVIAIPGLDDSSLYIHRELSQLQFNIRVLEQALDESYPLLERLKFLLIFSSNLDEFFEIRVAGLKKQITFAREQAGADGLQPHQALARISELVHGHVDRQYAILNDILLPELEKHQVRFIRRRHWTTKIKTWVRRYFRDEIAPIITPIGLDPTHPFPLLVNKSLNFIVELEGIDAFGRDSGLAIIPAPRLLPRIIKVPEEVGGPGDNYVFLSSMIHAHADDLFQGMKVKGCYQFRLTRNADLALDSEDVEDLARALRGELFSRRYGDAVRLEVADTCPKHLSDYLLKQFNLSETELYQVNGPVNLTRLFSITGLDSHPELQYTPFTPQIPKLLQNSENIFSVVSKQDILLLHPFESFTPVVDLLRQAAKDPHVLAVRQTLYRSGANSEIVDALVDAARNGKEVTAVIELRARFDEESNLQLASRLQAAGAVVIYGVVGFKTHAKMMLILRREAGEIVRYAHLGTGNYHAGNARLYTDYSLLTSDDALCEDVGKLFSQLIGMGKTLRMKKLLHAPFTLKKGMLDMIARETQFALDGKPAHIIAKFNSLTDPKIIRALYKASQSGVRIDLVVRGMCCLRPGIAGVSHNIHVRSIIGRFLEHTRVFYFLNGGEEQMFLSSADWMERNLDKRVETCFPVEGKKLLTRVKKELELYLTDNTHSWSLQSDGRYIRNTPTGNQNPRSAQATLLERLGSPILPVSS, encoded by the coding sequence ATGAATACCGAAGGACTCACTGAAACTGCAGTAAAAGAAGCTCAACCGGTGGTGGAGCAAATCACCGAAACCCCGCCGGAACTGGAGCCTGCGCCACCCGCGCCGGTCACCGAGCCCGTCGCGGCGGCGCCAGTGATTGCAATCCCAGGGCTGGATGACAGCAGCCTGTACATCCACCGCGAGCTCTCGCAACTGCAGTTCAACATCCGCGTGCTGGAACAGGCGCTGGACGAGTCCTATCCGTTGCTGGAGCGGCTGAAGTTCCTGCTGATCTTCTCCAGCAACCTCGATGAATTCTTCGAGATCCGCGTCGCCGGCCTGAAGAAGCAGATCACCTTCGCCCGCGAACAGGCCGGTGCCGACGGTCTGCAACCGCATCAGGCGCTGGCGCGGATCAGCGAGCTGGTGCACGGTCACGTTGACCGCCAGTACGCGATCCTCAACGACATCCTGCTGCCGGAGCTGGAAAAGCATCAGGTGCGCTTTATCCGTCGCCGTCACTGGACGACCAAGATCAAGACCTGGGTGCGCCGCTACTTCCGCGATGAGATCGCACCGATCATCACCCCGATCGGCCTCGACCCGACGCACCCGTTCCCGTTGCTGGTGAACAAGAGCCTGAACTTCATCGTCGAACTGGAAGGCATCGACGCCTTCGGTCGCGACTCCGGTCTGGCGATCATCCCGGCACCGCGTCTGCTGCCACGGATCATCAAGGTTCCGGAGGAGGTCGGCGGCCCGGGCGACAACTATGTGTTCCTCTCGTCGATGATCCACGCCCACGCCGATGACCTGTTCCAGGGCATGAAGGTCAAGGGCTGCTACCAGTTCCGTCTGACCCGAAACGCCGACCTGGCGCTCGACTCCGAAGACGTCGAAGACCTGGCGCGCGCCCTGCGTGGCGAACTGTTCTCGCGGCGCTACGGTGATGCGGTGCGTCTGGAAGTCGCCGACACGTGCCCGAAACACCTGTCGGACTACCTGCTCAAGCAGTTCAACCTGAGCGAGACCGAGCTGTATCAGGTCAACGGCCCGGTCAACCTGACCCGTCTGTTCAGCATCACCGGTCTGGACAGCCACCCGGAATTGCAATACACGCCGTTCACCCCGCAGATCCCGAAACTGCTGCAGAACAGCGAGAACATTTTCAGCGTGGTGAGCAAACAGGACATCCTCTTGCTGCACCCGTTCGAGTCGTTCACCCCGGTGGTCGACCTGCTGCGCCAAGCGGCGAAAGACCCGCATGTTCTGGCCGTGCGTCAGACCCTGTACCGCTCCGGCGCCAACTCGGAAATCGTCGATGCGCTGGTGGACGCCGCGCGTAACGGCAAGGAAGTGACCGCGGTCATCGAACTGCGCGCACGCTTCGACGAAGAATCCAACCTGCAACTGGCCAGCCGTCTGCAAGCGGCCGGTGCGGTAGTGATCTACGGCGTGGTCGGCTTCAAGACCCACGCCAAGATGATGCTGATCCTGCGTCGCGAGGCCGGCGAGATCGTGCGTTACGCGCACCTCGGCACCGGTAACTACCACGCCGGCAACGCCCGTCTGTACACCGACTACAGCCTGTTGACCTCCGATGACGCGCTTTGCGAAGACGTCGGCAAACTGTTCAGCCAGTTGATCGGCATGGGTAAAACCCTGCGCATGAAGAAGCTGCTGCATGCGCCGTTCACCCTGAAGAAGGGCATGCTCGACATGATTGCCCGGGAGACCCAGTTCGCTCTCGATGGCAAACCGGCGCACATCATCGCCAAGTTCAACTCGCTGACCGATCCGAAGATCATCCGCGCGCTGTACAAGGCCAGCCAGTCCGGCGTGCGCATCGACCTAGTGGTGCGTGGCATGTGCTGCCTGCGTCCGGGCATCGCCGGGGTTTCGCACAACATCCATGTGCGCTCGATCATCGGTCGCTTCCTCGAGCACACCCGGGTGTTCTACTTCCTCAACGGTGGCGAGGAGCAGATGTTCCTCTCCAGCGCCGACTGGATGGAGCGCAACCTCGACAAGCGCGTCGAGACTTGCTTCCCGGTGGAAGGCAAGAAGCTGCTGACCCGCGTGAAGAAAGAGCTGGAGCTGTACCTGACCGACAACACCCACAGCTGGAGCCTGCAGTCGGATGGCCGCTACATCCGCAACACGCCAACCGGCAACCAGAACCCGCGCAGTGCGCAGGCGACGTTGCTGGAGCGGCTGGGCAGCCCGATTCTGCCGGTGAGCAGCTGA
- a CDS encoding sterol desaturase family protein, with translation MDFILYAVPFFFVLMAAELFADRWRGTSHYRLADSVNSLSAGVLSTTTGLLTKGVGLLTYAFALDHLALIRLSADSLWVWVLAFVFYDFCYYWLHRLGHERNILWAAHSVHHQSEEYNLSTALRQTSTGFLLGWIFYLPMAVLGVPLLVFVSVAAMNLLYQFWVHTRHIPKLGWFEWFFVTPSNHRAHHAQNALYMDRNYGGVFILWDRLFGTFQEEDDNEPVIFGVTTPLASWNPLWANVQFYAQLWDDARRAERPWDKLRIWFMRTGWRPADVAAKYPLNKPDLSRFRKFEVPLDSRRKSYVALQFCVYIALGSYLMGQAQQLPTAALLLGWGAVAWGLFALGVALENRPWALKVELLRLGSNVPLVWLAPLLGLWPASPLAWAGLLGYSLLSGIGLYGCRQRVTRLAS, from the coding sequence ATGGACTTCATTCTGTATGCAGTGCCGTTTTTCTTCGTGCTGATGGCCGCCGAACTGTTTGCCGATCGTTGGCGCGGGACCAGCCACTATCGCCTCGCCGACTCGGTAAACAGTCTCAGCGCCGGGGTGTTGTCGACCACTACCGGCCTGCTGACCAAGGGGGTTGGACTGCTGACGTATGCGTTTGCCCTGGATCATCTGGCGCTGATCAGGTTGTCGGCGGACAGCCTCTGGGTCTGGGTGTTGGCCTTCGTCTTCTATGACTTCTGCTATTACTGGCTGCACCGGTTGGGCCACGAGCGCAACATTCTCTGGGCCGCGCACTCGGTGCATCACCAGAGCGAGGAGTACAACCTCTCCACGGCGTTGCGCCAGACCAGTACCGGGTTTCTGCTGGGCTGGATCTTCTATTTGCCGATGGCCGTGCTCGGCGTGCCGCTGCTGGTGTTTGTCAGCGTCGCGGCGATGAATCTGCTGTATCAGTTCTGGGTTCACACCCGGCACATTCCCAAGCTCGGCTGGTTCGAGTGGTTCTTCGTTACGCCATCCAATCATCGGGCCCACCATGCACAGAACGCTCTCTACATGGATCGCAACTACGGCGGGGTGTTCATTCTTTGGGATCGGCTGTTCGGTACCTTTCAGGAAGAGGACGACAACGAACCGGTAATTTTCGGTGTGACCACGCCGCTGGCGAGCTGGAATCCGCTGTGGGCCAATGTGCAGTTTTATGCGCAGCTGTGGGACGACGCACGTCGCGCCGAACGCCCGTGGGACAAGCTGCGAATCTGGTTCATGCGCACTGGCTGGCGTCCGGCGGATGTCGCGGCGAAGTACCCGCTGAACAAACCGGACCTGAGCCGTTTCCGCAAATTCGAAGTGCCGCTCGACAGTCGTCGAAAGAGCTACGTGGCGTTGCAGTTCTGCGTCTATATCGCGCTGGGCAGTTACCTGATGGGTCAGGCGCAGCAACTGCCGACCGCCGCGCTGCTGCTCGGTTGGGGCGCGGTGGCGTGGGGTTTGTTTGCGCTGGGCGTGGCCCTGGAGAATCGCCCGTGGGCGTTGAAGGTCGAGCTGCTGCGGCTGGGGTCGAACGTGCCGCTGGTGTGGCTGGCGCCGCTGCTCGGGCTATGGCCGGCCAGCCCGTTGGCCTGGGCTGGTTTGCTCGGTTACAGCCTGCTCAGCGGCATCGGGCTGTATGGCTGTCGCCAGCGCGTTACTCGGCTGGCGTCTTAG
- a CDS encoding amino acid ABC transporter permease produces MSDFTFWDILRNLLTGLQWTLALSLVAFIGGGIVGLLILVMRISKNRLPSNIARTWIELFQGTPLLMQLFLVFFGVALAGIEISPWMAAAIALTLFTSAYLAEIWRGCVEAIPNGQWEASSSLALNPLELLRYVILPQALRIAVAPTVGFSVQVVKGTAVTSIIGFTELTKTGGMLANATFEPFMVYGLVALGYFLLCYPLSLSARYLERRLHASA; encoded by the coding sequence ATGAGCGACTTCACCTTCTGGGACATCCTGCGCAACCTGCTCACCGGCCTGCAATGGACGCTGGCGTTGTCGCTGGTGGCATTCATCGGTGGCGGGATCGTCGGGCTGCTGATTCTGGTGATGCGCATTTCGAAAAACCGCTTGCCGAGCAACATTGCCCGCACCTGGATCGAGCTATTCCAGGGCACGCCGTTGCTGATGCAGCTGTTTCTGGTGTTCTTCGGCGTAGCGCTGGCCGGGATCGAGATCTCGCCGTGGATGGCCGCGGCGATTGCCTTGACGCTGTTTACCAGTGCGTACCTGGCGGAGATCTGGCGCGGCTGCGTCGAAGCAATCCCCAATGGTCAGTGGGAAGCTTCGTCGAGCCTGGCGCTGAATCCACTGGAGCTGTTGCGCTACGTGATCCTGCCGCAGGCGCTGCGCATCGCCGTGGCGCCAACCGTGGGTTTCTCGGTGCAAGTGGTCAAGGGCACTGCGGTGACCTCGATCATCGGTTTCACCGAGCTGACCAAGACCGGCGGCATGCTCGCCAACGCCACCTTCGAACCGTTCATGGTCTACGGCCTCGTCGCCCTCGGCTACTTCCTGCTCTGCTACCCCTTGTCGCTCAGTGCGCGCTACCTGGAAAGGAGACTGCATGCCTCTGCTTAG
- the ppx gene encoding exopolyphosphatase produces the protein MPQSKAKNLSLIAAIDLGSNSFHMVVAKAQNGEIRILERLGEKVQLAAGIDDERHLNEESMQRGLDCLKRFAQLINGMPLGAVRIVGTNALREARNRLEFIHRAEEILGHPVEVISGREEARLIYLGVSHTLADTPGKRLVADIGGGSTEFIIGQRFEPLLRESLQMGCVSFTQRYFKDGKITPARYAQAYTAARLEIMSIEHALHRLTWDEAIGSSGTIRAIGLALKAGGHGTGEVNAEGLAWLKRRLFKLGDVDKIDFEGIKPDRRAIFPAGLAILEAIFDALELQRMDHCEGALREGVLYDLLGRHHHEDVRERTLTSLMERYHVDLEQAARVERKALHAFDQVAKDWELDDGIWRELLGWAAKVHEVGLDIAHYHYHKHGAYLIEHSDLAGFSREDQQMLALLVRGHRRNIPKDKFAEFGDDGDKLIRLCVLLRFAILFHHIRGTQAMPQVTLHAKGDNLDVEFPENWLDENQLTQADFGLEADWLTRVGIVLTVH, from the coding sequence ATGCCGCAATCCAAAGCCAAGAATCTGTCCCTGATCGCCGCAATCGACCTGGGCTCCAACAGCTTCCACATGGTCGTGGCCAAGGCCCAGAACGGTGAAATCCGTATCCTGGAGCGCCTCGGAGAGAAAGTGCAGCTCGCCGCCGGTATCGACGATGAGCGCCACCTCAACGAAGAATCGATGCAGCGTGGCCTCGACTGCCTCAAGCGTTTCGCCCAACTGATCAACGGCATGCCGCTGGGCGCCGTGCGGATCGTCGGCACCAACGCCCTGCGCGAAGCGCGCAATCGCCTGGAATTCATCCACCGCGCCGAAGAAATCCTCGGTCACCCGGTGGAAGTCATCTCCGGCCGTGAAGAAGCACGGCTGATTTATCTGGGCGTTTCGCATACCCTCGCCGACACCCCGGGCAAGCGCCTGGTGGCCGACATCGGCGGCGGCAGTACCGAATTCATCATCGGGCAGCGTTTTGAACCGCTGCTGCGCGAAAGCCTGCAAATGGGCTGCGTCAGCTTCACCCAGCGTTACTTCAAGGACGGCAAGATCACCCCGGCCCGTTACGCCCAGGCGTACACCGCGGCGCGGCTGGAGATCATGAGCATCGAACACGCCCTGCACCGCCTGACCTGGGATGAAGCCATCGGCTCCTCGGGCACCATCCGCGCCATCGGCCTGGCGCTGAAGGCCGGCGGGCATGGCACCGGCGAAGTGAATGCCGAAGGTTTGGCATGGCTCAAGCGTCGTCTGTTCAAACTGGGTGATGTCGACAAGATCGACTTCGAAGGCATCAAACCTGACCGCCGGGCGATCTTCCCCGCCGGTCTGGCAATTCTCGAAGCGATCTTCGATGCCCTCGAACTGCAACGCATGGATCACTGCGAAGGCGCGCTGCGTGAAGGCGTGCTCTACGACTTGCTCGGCCGCCATCACCACGAAGACGTGCGCGAGCGCACCCTGACTTCGCTGATGGAGCGTTACCATGTCGACCTGGAACAGGCCGCGCGGGTAGAACGCAAAGCCCTGCACGCTTTCGATCAGGTCGCCAAAGACTGGGAACTGGACGACGGCATCTGGCGTGAACTGCTGGGCTGGGCGGCGAAAGTCCACGAAGTCGGCCTCGACATCGCGCACTACCACTACCACAAGCACGGCGCCTACCTGATCGAGCACTCGGATCTGGCCGGGTTCTCCCGAGAAGACCAGCAAATGCTCGCGCTGCTGGTGCGCGGCCATCGCCGCAACATCCCCAAGGACAAGTTCGCCGAATTCGGTGACGACGGCGACAAGCTGATCCGCCTCTGTGTGCTGCTGCGCTTCGCGATCCTGTTCCACCACATCCGTGGCACCCAGGCGATGCCGCAAGTGACGCTGCATGCCAAGGGCGACAACCTCGACGTGGAATTCCCGGAGAACTGGCTGGATGAGAATCAGCTGACTCAGGCCGACTTTGGTCTCGAAGCCGACTGGCTGACGCGGGTGGGGATTGTCCTCACTGTTCACTGA
- the hemB gene encoding porphobilinogen synthase: MSFTPANRLFPATRLRRNRRDDFSRRLVRENVLTVDDLILPVFVLEGENRREAVASMPGVERLTIDLLLEEAAQWVELGIPALALFPVTPTELKSLDAAEAWNPQGIAQRATRALRERFPELGVITDVALDPFTTHGQDGILDEDGYVQNDITVDALVKQALSHAAAGAQVVAPSDMMDGRIQAIREALELAGHVNVRIMAYSAKYASAYYGPFRDAVGSAANLGKANKASYQMDPANSDEALHEVGADLSEGADMVMVKPGMPYLDILFRVKDAFKVPTFVYQVSGEYAMHMAAIQNGWLSEAVILESLTAFKRAGADGILTYFAVRAAQLLREQK, from the coding sequence GTGAGCTTTACCCCTGCCAACCGTTTGTTCCCAGCCACGCGTTTGCGCCGCAACCGTCGTGATGATTTTTCGCGCCGGCTGGTACGGGAAAACGTGCTGACGGTCGATGACCTGATCCTGCCGGTGTTCGTGCTTGAGGGTGAAAACCGTCGCGAAGCTGTGGCCTCGATGCCCGGTGTCGAACGTCTGACCATCGATCTGCTGCTTGAAGAGGCGGCGCAATGGGTCGAACTGGGGATCCCGGCGCTGGCGCTGTTCCCGGTCACGCCAACCGAATTGAAATCCCTCGACGCTGCCGAAGCCTGGAACCCGCAGGGCATCGCCCAGCGCGCCACCCGCGCCTTGCGTGAGCGTTTCCCGGAATTGGGAGTGATCACCGACGTCGCGCTTGATCCGTTCACCACCCACGGTCAGGACGGCATTCTCGACGAAGACGGCTACGTGCAGAACGACATCACCGTCGACGCACTGGTCAAACAGGCTTTGTCCCACGCCGCCGCTGGCGCTCAGGTCGTGGCCCCATCGGACATGATGGACGGCCGCATCCAGGCGATCCGCGAGGCGCTGGAGCTGGCCGGTCACGTCAACGTGCGGATCATGGCCTACTCGGCCAAGTACGCCAGCGCCTATTACGGGCCGTTCCGCGATGCGGTGGGTTCGGCAGCGAATCTGGGCAAGGCCAACAAGGCCTCCTATCAGATGGACCCGGCCAACAGCGACGAAGCGCTGCACGAAGTCGGTGCGGACTTGTCTGAAGGCGCGGACATGGTCATGGTCAAGCCCGGCATGCCGTACCTGGACATTCTTTTCCGGGTAAAAGATGCCTTCAAGGTGCCGACCTTCGTCTATCAGGTTAGCGGCGAATACGCCATGCACATGGCGGCGATCCAGAATGGCTGGTTGAGCGAGGCGGTGATTCTTGAATCACTGACCGCCTTTAAACGTGCCGGCGCTGATGGCATCCTGACTTACTTTGCTGTCCGTGCCGCTCAATTGTTACGAGAGCAGAAATAG
- a CDS encoding ISL3 family transposase, translating to MRDINTFLPFWEGFSVVNIKPDGDALQIELIPHATRFPSCGGCQKPCSTTHEYCERTVRDLPILGRAVRLSVLLRRVVCRDCGKRMEAVSWLDRYARMTRRLAEAVIQACERLPTLHVAQLFGLHWDTVRLLERRALQAALSILPTAQPRRLVMDEFALFKGHRYASVVLDADTRRVLWIGEGRSRAAVRPFFEELGPEGCARIEAVAMDMNTAFDLEVRQHCPNARVIYDLFHVVAKYGREVIDRVRVDEANRLRHDKPARKVIKQARWLLLRNPQNLKTPEQQVRLEDLLAANQALMTVYLMKAELKTLWTPSTAWGWRSAWKQWLRHAHESEIPALIQFATRLKGYWRGIVSRVRWPMHTGQLEGINNRIKVIKRMAYGYRDSEFFFMKIKSVFPGNP from the coding sequence ATGCGCGATATTAATACTTTCCTTCCGTTTTGGGAGGGCTTTTCTGTCGTCAACATCAAGCCTGATGGTGACGCCCTACAGATCGAACTGATTCCCCACGCCACCCGATTTCCTTCCTGTGGCGGCTGCCAGAAACCCTGTTCAACCACACATGAGTATTGCGAACGAACCGTCCGCGATTTACCGATTCTCGGCCGTGCGGTGCGCCTCAGCGTGTTGCTCAGGCGTGTTGTCTGTCGTGACTGTGGTAAACGTATGGAGGCCGTCAGTTGGCTGGACCGCTATGCCCGCATGACGCGGCGTTTGGCCGAGGCGGTCATTCAGGCCTGCGAACGCCTCCCCACACTGCACGTGGCTCAACTGTTCGGGCTGCATTGGGACACCGTACGGTTGCTGGAGCGTCGAGCCTTGCAAGCGGCGTTGAGCATTTTGCCAACGGCACAACCGCGACGTCTGGTGATGGACGAATTCGCCCTGTTCAAAGGTCATCGTTACGCCAGCGTGGTGCTGGATGCGGATACACGCCGCGTGCTGTGGATCGGTGAAGGCCGCAGCCGAGCAGCGGTCAGGCCCTTCTTCGAAGAGCTGGGGCCCGAGGGATGCGCACGCATCGAAGCGGTGGCGATGGACATGAATACCGCTTTTGACCTGGAGGTTCGCCAGCACTGTCCCAACGCGCGAGTGATCTACGACCTCTTCCATGTAGTGGCCAAATATGGCCGAGAGGTGATTGATCGGGTCCGCGTTGACGAGGCTAACCGGTTGCGTCACGACAAGCCGGCCCGCAAGGTCATCAAGCAGGCGCGATGGCTGTTGCTGCGCAATCCGCAGAACTTGAAAACGCCGGAACAACAGGTCCGCCTGGAGGATCTGCTGGCGGCCAATCAAGCGTTGATGACGGTCTACTTGATGAAGGCTGAACTCAAAACACTCTGGACCCCGAGTACTGCCTGGGGTTGGCGATCGGCCTGGAAGCAATGGCTGCGCCATGCGCATGAAAGCGAAATTCCAGCTCTGATCCAGTTCGCCACACGGCTAAAGGGTTACTGGCGGGGCATCGTGAGCCGGGTTCGCTGGCCGATGCACACCGGTCAGTTGGAAGGAATAAACAATCGAATAAAGGTCATCAAGCGGATGGCGTACGGTTACCGGGATAGCGAATTCTTTTTCATGAAGATCAAGAGCGTCTTTCCCGGTAATCCGTGA
- a CDS encoding YaiI/YqxD family protein — MRVWIDADACPRAAKDLVVKFALKRQFEVVLVAGQPQTKPGLAIVKLIVVPSGPDAADDYLVEHAVPGELVICSDIPLADRLVKKGVAALDPRGKEFDAQNMGERLAVRNLFTDLREQGQISGGPAPFGEREKQAFANALDRILTRLIRKP; from the coding sequence ATGCGTGTATGGATCGATGCCGACGCCTGCCCACGGGCCGCCAAGGATCTGGTGGTGAAGTTCGCCCTCAAGCGCCAGTTCGAAGTGGTGCTGGTGGCCGGGCAGCCACAGACCAAACCGGGGCTGGCCATTGTCAAACTGATCGTGGTGCCCAGCGGCCCGGATGCGGCGGACGATTATCTGGTCGAGCACGCCGTGCCCGGAGAGCTGGTGATCTGCAGCGATATTCCGCTGGCCGATCGTCTGGTGAAGAAGGGCGTGGCGGCGCTGGATCCGCGCGGCAAGGAGTTCGACGCGCAGAACATGGGCGAGCGACTGGCGGTGCGCAACCTGTTCACCGACCTGCGCGAACAGGGCCAGATCAGCGGCGGCCCGGCACCGTTCGGCGAGCGCGAGAAGCAGGCGTTTGCCAATGCGCTGGACCGGATCCTCACGCGGCTGATCCGCAAACCCTGA